A single genomic interval of Helianthus annuus cultivar XRQ/B chromosome 13, HanXRQr2.0-SUNRISE, whole genome shotgun sequence harbors:
- the LOC110900935 gene encoding uncharacterized protein LOC110900935, with the protein MVVCTCGASASLKTSWTTHNLGRRFHRCNKPSSCGFVAWAKPPKIENPAVMIPALLDTIKRHEENARQMFARNMKLKEEAKKLLQEKKMLKVILGFSFFLFMVYYVKSG; encoded by the coding sequence ATGGTGGTTTGCACATGTGGAGCCTCAGCCTCACTGAAAACCTCATGGACAACACATAACCTAGGTCGTCGTTTTCACCGGTGCAACAAACCATCAAGTTGTGGATTCGTTGCTTGGGCTAAGCCACCGAAGATTGAGAACCCGGCTGTGATGATTCCTGCACTGTTGGACACCATTAAGCGGCATGAAGAGAATGCAAGACAGATGTTTGCTCGGAACATGAAGCTTAAAGAAGAAGCTAAAAAATTGTTACAGGAGAAGAAGATGCTAAAAGTTATCTTAGGTTTCAGTTTTTTCTTGTTCATGGTCTACTATGTTAAGTCTGGTTAG
- the LOC110900934 gene encoding uncharacterized protein LOC110900934 gives MGLFDKSSFTANNRTQTNTHTPNQCLSHSPAIFNRRSRPARRRRRRWRSSGKPFSGHTPLLHPCSPSIYTPHPLLRFRNRPPPPLTGGGAAVRRDERERPRERDREERERTDDGGGDRWFLSRTSSRRLGPADGVKVRRAMSLSDELFRFHGSDGSRLHPTNFDECAFFLFLFRVNTVMLHSG, from the exons ATGGGTCTC TTTGACAAATCCTCATTTACTGCAAACAACAGAACACAGACAAACACTCACACACCCAACCAATGTCTCTCTCACTCTCCGGCGATATTCAACCGGCGGAGCCGGCCGGCGCGGCGCCGCCGCCGCCGGTGGCGGAGCTCCGGCAAACCCTTCTCCGGTCACACACCTCTCCTTCACCCTTGTTCTCCTTCGATCTACACCCCCCACCCCCTTTTGCGTTTCCGAAacagaccaccaccaccattaaccggtggtggtgcggcggtgAGACGAGACGAGAGAGAAAGACCGAGAGAAAGAGaccgagaagagagagagaggaccGACGATGGTGGAGGTGACCGGTGGTTTTTGTCTCGGACCAGCAGTCGACGTCTCGGACCGGCGGACGGTGTCAAGGTCCGGCGGGCTATGTCTTTATCCGACGAGTTATTCCG GTTTCACGGCAGCGATGGCAGCCGTCTTCACCCGACAAACTTCGATGAGTGTGCtttctttctttttctgtttcgGGTTAACACAGTGATGTTACACAGTGGCTAA